The following DNA comes from bacterium.
CTCTTTTCCATGTCTTATTTAATTTGACCAATGATATCGAACATAGGAAGGTACATGGCTATAAGCAGGGCTCCGATAACTGATCCCATGACGACGATAACAACCGGTTCGATCATGCTAGTTAATGCCGAGACAGCTGCATCGACTTCATCGTCGTAAAACTCGGCGATCTTCTCAAGCATCTCATCCATATTACCAGTTTTTTCTCCCACTCCAATCATTTGGATAACCATAGCAGGGAACACTTTAGACTCGGCAAGAGGAGCCGTAATAGTTTCTCCTTCGGAGATGGATATCATGGATTTATGAATAGCCCTCGTTAAGACCAAATTACCGGATGTTTTTGCTGTAATATTGAGAGCATCTATAAGATTGACACCACTTCGGAGAAGAGTTCCAAGGGTTCGGCAGAATCTTGCAACTGCGGTTTTTTTGAGAAGAGGTCCAAACATTGGGATCTTAAGTTTAACCAAATCTATATAGTATCTTGTATTCTTTTTGCTATTCAATACTACATATGTTGCAACTAATGCTGCAGTACCAAGAATAATAAAAACGATATTGGAGACTAAAAAGTCAGAGACACCTATAACTACCTTTGTTGGTTTAGGAAGAATTCCACCCAATTCGCTGAACATATCCGCAAAGATCGGGATGATAAAGGTCAACATAACAAAAGTCATACCGACAGTCATGATGAGCATCATGGCAGGATATATAAGTGCACCTTTGACCTTTCTGGCGAGTTTATCGGCTTTTTCACGGTAATCAGCAAGTCTTCGGAGGATGGATTCGAGAGCACCACCCATTTCACCCGCTTCAATCATATTGACATACAGATCATTAAATATTTTTTTGTGTTTGGCCATCGCAGCTGCGAGCGTGGTTCCAGAAGCGACTGTATCCCTGACTTTACCGATTGTTGAGGCTAACACGGCATTTTCTGATTGTTCCGAAAGAATATCGAGACATTGAACCAGAGGTAAACCCGCTTCGATCATCACAGCGAATTGGCGAGTAAAACGAGATATTTCAATTGCTTTCACGCCTGTCCCAATGGTCATGTTCATGGCCTTGGACTTTTTCTTTATTTTAGTGACAGTTATTCTTTGACGTCTTAAAAAGGCAGTTAATTCTTCGGCATTTCTCGCTTCAAGGACGCCCTCGATCAACTGGCCGTTAACCGCTTTGCCTTCGTATCTAAATTGAGGCATAAATTATCACCTTTATTATTAGTCCCCGCCCGCCTGGATTCTCTTACGAGCAATTATATCATTAAGCTCTTGTGGGTCCGGGCTTCTTCCCATGCAGTCCTCGAGTGTAATAACACCATCGAGGTATCTTTGAGCAAGCGAAGTGTTGAGAGTGTTCATTCCATATTTGCCCCCAGCTTGAAGGGAGCTATAGAGTTGATGTATTTTATCATCTCGAATTTGTGCACGAATAGCCGGCGTTGCTATCATGATTTCAGTTGCCACTACCCTGCCACCGCCTATTTTTTGAACCAGCGTTTGGGTTAAAACCGCTTGAAGAACAAAGGATAGTTGCACTCGAACTTGTGTCTGTTGATTAGTGGGAAAAACG
Coding sequences within:
- a CDS encoding type II secretion system F family protein; protein product: MPQFRYEGKAVNGQLIEGVLEARNAEELTAFLRRQRITVTKIKKKSKAMNMTIGTGVKAIEISRFTRQFAVMIEAGLPLVQCLDILSEQSENAVLASTIGKVRDTVASGTTLAAAMAKHKKIFNDLYVNMIEAGEMGGALESILRRLADYREKADKLARKVKGALIYPAMMLIMTVGMTFVMLTFIIPIFADMFSELGGILPKPTKVVIGVSDFLVSNIVFIILGTAALVATYVVLNSKKNTRYYIDLVKLKIPMFGPLLKKTAVARFCRTLGTLLRSGVNLIDALNITAKTSGNLVLTRAIHKSMISISEGETITAPLAESKVFPAMVIQMIGVGEKTGNMDEMLEKIAEFYDDEVDAAVSALTSMIEPVVIVVMGSVIGALLIAMYLPMFDIIGQIK